The Ogataea parapolymorpha DL-1 chromosome III, whole genome shotgun sequence nucleotide sequence GTGTCGGCGTATCGGGCGACGGCTGAAACCTTTCACTTATCGGCGTTTTGAGGTCCACGGTGTTCAGCACTAAATCCTGCTTTTTGTTGTGGCTTTTGGGCATCTCGCTTACCGCCTTGGTCTGGAACGGATCATTGACCTCTCTTGAATCCTTCGGGAGGTCATCCACGGCACGGCTGGTGAtctggtcttcttctttaATGTACTGGGACTGATGtctttcaatttcaaaaagaacATCGTTGACTAGATCTTTGAATCGACCCGCGGGAAGAGACGCCAGCTTCTGTCTGGCTTGGTTCCGCTTAGGATGGAAATTGGACTGCGCCGGCAGGAACGCCGGACGCAGCGACTCCGCGGAGGTCCGCCGCTGTAGTTCGTCGTAAACATCTGTGCTCAGATCAAAGAATTGTGAGCTCGTGAGCTTACCCAATTTTTCTCTAGCCTTGATGACTCTGGACGAAGTCACCGGCGTTAAGGCATCTGAGGAGGTGTCGAGAAAAttcttgagcaccttgTGATAGTGCAGAATGCGTTTCACGTCTGTCATCGGAAGAAAAGCGAGTAATAAATGTGATTGATAGGGCTACCAAATAAACAAACGCGCGAGCTATTTCAGCTTGGTTTTCGTTGCGAAAAGCGTTGATTTGTCCGAGCAGTGACTTTATTGGCAATctgtgctgctgtttcACAATCGGAAAACGCGGTACGGGCCTGAATCGGTTCGGGACCCTAAGAAGACTAGCTTGATCGTAAAAAAACAATCTTTTTTAACACTAACGCGTTAAACAATTTTTTTAGTGACTCGGGGGAAGAGAAGATTTatggtgcaagggtgtgGATGGATGCCGAAATGTACATATATCACGTTCTATATACAGACTAAGCCGATTCAGAGGCCGGCTTGGTCGCAGGAAGAATCTGTTTAAAAACgtcgccaaacagctctttctcaatgAATTCCTCAGCCGCTTTTTTGCCGTGCTGGGAGGCAATGGCACCAACCAATGACGCAGTCAAGGTGGACCAGATTGCTTTTGGTTTGTAATTATCGtcttcttttccagacGGCAGAGCCAGACGTCTAAAGAAAACGGCATCTAAGTTGTTGACAACCGCGTactccttgagcagccgGTCCGTTTTCATCAGGCTCTGCGTGTAAGATCCAAGCGAGTCGAAGTTCAGGTTATTTATGGCATATTCGTTGTTTGTGCTTCGTGTTATGGCGTACTTGGCAGCGCTCAGCTGGATCAGCTCTCTTCCAAAATAGGACAGTCTTGCGTTATACGGCTGCGTACCGTGTGCAAAAGATTTGTGTGTGATTATCTGTAGAAGCAATTTGTCAGGCAGCTCGTACTTGCCTTGCAGTTTGGACTGCAAAAATGTCTTCAATGGCTTCACGTTTTCTTCGGTTAGTCCATATTTGATTCCCTTCACCGTGAATATGTCTTCTGGGTCCCGAATGGCTCCTCTGACTCTTGGGCCCTTGGCAAATACCACGCTTCTCTTGGCTGTCACTTGTGCTCCGTTAAAACACACCTGGCGCTGGTTTCTGGCTCCCAGACGCAGTAACGATCCTGATATACTGTGCATCGCTTTTGTTATTCTAGTGTGATGTGTATGCTCTAGCTGTTCTCTCTTGTGATGTTAGAATTCTTTGATTCTCCCAGTTTATATACACCTTTTTTAGTCCCTCAAAGGCTCATAATTCTGAGCTTTCCACCACCACTTGTCTAGTTTTCAAGAGCACtcttgaaaatttttgTCGAAAGTGCGTTGAAAACTTCTGGGTCGTGTGGCGGCCACGGCCTTGATCGCACTAGCCACTCACCTGCCACATAtaaaaatttattttaaataaataaaataaacCTTTCACAATGGATATCTTTCGCATTCTGTCGAGGGGAGCGTCGCTGAAGAAGACGAAGGGGGCGAGTGCTGATTTTTCGTTGGCCAAGCCTGCGGTGAAAAATCCagcgaaaaaagagaatTTGGATATCGAGATCGAAAAGGAagttgattttttccaccagaaagATCATAAAAAGAAGAACTCGGTGAAACCCGAGCCTGAGGAGGAACAGCCTGCTTTTGAGCCGACCTTAGAGCCCACAAGAAAGGTACTCACCACAGAGGAGGCTTTAGAGCTGAGAAAATCGTACGGG carries:
- a CDS encoding 54S ribosomal protein L15, mitochondrial; translation: MHSISGSLLRLGARNQRQVCFNGAQVTAKRSVVFAKGPRVRGAIRDPEDIFTVKGIKYGLTEENVKPLKTFLQSKLQGKYELPDKLLLQIITHKSFAHGTQPYNARLSYFGRELIQLSAAKYAITRSTNNEYAINNLNFDSLGSYTQSLMKTDRLLKEYAVVNNLDAVFFRRLALPSGKEDDNYKPKAIWSTLTASLVGAIASQHGKKAAEEFIEKELFGDVFKQILPATKPASESA